One region of Sardina pilchardus chromosome 18, fSarPil1.1, whole genome shotgun sequence genomic DNA includes:
- the kif11 gene encoding kinesin-like protein KIF11, with protein sequence MSSQNSLTGGRKEEKGKNIQVVVRCRPFNAVERKSASYGVLDCDQNRKEVAVKTGGVTDKLARKTYTFDMVFGPSAKQIEVYRSVLCPILDEVMMGYNCTVFAYGQTGTGKTFTMEGERSTDEEYTWEEDPLAGIIPRTLHQIFDKLSDNNTEFSVKVSLLEIYNEELFDLLSPCPDVTERLQMFDDPRNKRGVVIKGLEEITVHTKDEVYQILERGAAKRKTASTLMNAYSSRSHSVFSVTIHMKEVNMEGEELVKIGKLNLVDLAGSENIGRSGAVDKRAREAGNINQSLLTLGRVITALVERRPHIPYRESKLTRILQDSLGGRTKTSIIATVSPASVNLEETMSTLDYANRAKSILNKPEVNQKLTKRTLIKEYTEEIERLKRDLAATRDKHGVYLSSENYESMNSKLVSHELQITEYVDKLAVIEEELKKAMEMFSDSKEQADQLTVLLEETSQQLQAAQRDLQDTRLRLGEETFITSKLMTTEGELYSTADKLLSTADISTKDASGLHAKLDRKRDVDQHNSRVQQTFGQRMESSYGQMQRSLQQQSNTHRSFMDYFGTTVSDLHKVNSRALEEAVSTVASYKAGVKAVLGEKVGQCVSKLEQQESLSVESKQNLLHILEEHQVHLEEALMAQALPTVSTLMSMMGNLTETVESQRAMIQRMETMKREMTSHLDTQAQALSEMRGAALEGFSSLKAEIGDLKERLGEADQTHKTNLSQLLQCLQGQLSLLSENTQSSFQGLMSRTEALSAPVDSLQQALHTKCSEAEKQERSRLHSFEASVDSLVSETSRVTDDLAVTLEESAGYRSNLQTSLKALGETASHWCHKATERVEAAAQAQVDLTQANKDALLSLAQPVETRGEALLQETADCFRRHQTEASGILNNLRDQTGKDMATVECSREELSTQAAQALETVHGFLQEELREDIPTGTTPQRKEYDFPRVLVRSRARDELIEEFHAQMEELQEEYDSQEEPEEEIKAVDQGSTEEELLVSDVSAITEPSFVDVNIMCDENSRGPFFKQKRNTKKRENRKAPSSTPKKPEGDVANPPRSKLPLRCQN encoded by the exons ATGTCATCCCAAAACTCTTTGACTGGTggcagaaaggaggagaaaggaaaaaATATCCAAGTGGTTGTACGATGCAG accttTCAATGCAGTGGAGCGGAAGTCTGCATCATATGGAGTGCTGGATTGCGATCAAAATCGCAAAGAAGTGGCCGTGAAAACTGGTGGTGTTACAGACAAACTAGCAAGGAAAACATACACATTTGACATG GTATTTGGACCATCTGCCAAGCAAATCGAAGTCTACAGAAGTGTGTTGTGTCCCATTTTAGATGAAGTCATGATGGGATACAATTGCACAGTATTTGC GTATGGCCAAACTGGAACTGGGAAAACCTTCACAATGGAAGGAGAGAGGTCCACTGATGAAGAATATACATGGGAGGAG GATCCTTTGGCTGGCATTATTCCTCGCACACTCCATCAGATTTTTGACAAGTTGTCAGACAACAACACAGAATTCTCAGTCAAGGTGTCTCTGTTGGAAATTTATAACGAGGAGCTGTTTGACCTTCTCAGCCCATGTCCAGATGTCACAGAACGGCTGCAAATGTTTGATGACCCAAGAAATAAG cgtGGCGTTGTCATCAAGGGTCTTGAGGAAATCACTGTTCATACCAAAGACGAAGTGTACCAGATTTTGGAAAGAGGTGCTGCCAAGAGGAAGACTGCTTCCACTTTGATGAATGCATACTCCAG TCGGTCCCATTCTGTGTTCTCTGTGACCATTCACATGAAAGAAGTCAACATGGAGGGTGAGGAGCTGGTCAAAATTGGGAAACTCAATTTG GTGGATCTGGCCGGCAGTGAGAACATTGGTCGTTCAGGCGCTGTTGATAAGCGCGCGCGGGAGGCGGGCAACATCAACCAGTCGCTGTTGACGCTGGGCCGCGTTATCACTGCTCTGGTGGAGCGCCGGCCTCACATCCCCTACAGGGAGTCCAAACTCACCCGCATCCTGCAGGACTCCCTCGGTGGCCGCACAAAAACCTCCATCATTGCCACGGTCTCTCCTGCCTCAGTCAATCTCGAG GAAACAATGAGCACCCTGGATTACGCCAACAGAGCCAAAAGCATCTTGAACAAGCCTGAGGTCAATCAGAAACTCACCAAGAGGACCCTTATTAAG GAATATACTGAGGAGATAGAACGTCTGAAGCGTGACCTTGCTGCCACCCGAGACAAGCATGGCGTTTATCTGTCATCTGAGAACTATGA GTCCATGAACAGCAAACTGGTGTCTCATGAGCTGCAGATTACTGAATACGTGGATAAGCTGGCAGTCATAGAAGAGGAACTGAAAAAG GCGATGGAGATGTTCTCGGACAGTAAGGAGCAGGCGGACCAGCTGACCGTGCTCCTGGAGGAGACGAGCCAGCAGCTGCAGGCGGCTCAGAGGGACCTGCAGGACACCCGGCTCAGGCTCGGCGAGGAGACCTTCATCACGTCCAAACTGATGACCACCGAGGGCGAGCTGTACAGCACAGCAGACAAG TTGCTGTCCACTGCTGACATCAGCACGAAGGATGCGTCCGGTCTCCATGCCAAACTGGACCGAAAGCGGGATGTGGACCAGCACAACTCTAGAGTGCAGCAGACCTTTGGCCAGCGCATGGAGAGCAGCTACGGCCAGATGCAGCGATCCCTGCAGCAGCAGAGCAACACCCACCGGAGCTTCATGGACTACTTTGGCACCACTGTCT CGGACCTTCACAAAGTGAACAGCAGAGCCCTTGAAGAGGCTGTTTCCACCGTTGCCTCCTACAAGGCTGGAGTGAAGGCTGTTCTCGGGGAGAAGGTGGGCCAGTGTGTGAGCAAGCTGGAGCAGCAGGAGAGCCTGAGTGTGGAGTCCAAACAGAACTTGCTGCATATTCTG GAGGAGCACCAGGTGCATTTAGAGGAGGCCCTGATGGCACAGGCTCTGCCAACCGTCAGCACTCTGATGTCAATGATGGGGAACCTGACGGAGACTGTGGAGTCTCAGCGTGCTATGATTCAAAGG ATGGAAACCATGAAGCGTGAGATGACctcacacctggacacacaggCGCAGGCGCTGTCTGAGATGCGTGGTGCAGCCTTGGAGGGCTTCAGCTCTCTGAAGGCAGAGATCGGCGACCTGAAAGAGAGGTTGGGTGAAGCCGACCAGACCCACAAGACC AACCTGTCCCAGCTCCTCCAGTGCCTGCAGGGTCAGCTGAGCCTGCTGTCTGAGAACACCCAGAGCAGCTTCCAGGGGCTCATGAGCAGGACCGAGGCTCTGTCTGCGCCCGTGGACTCCCTACAGCAGGCCTTGCACAC GAAATGTTCAGAGGCTGAGAAACAGGAGCGGTCCAGGCTGCACAGTTTTGAAGCTTCTGTGGACAGTCTGGTCTCCGAGACGAGCAGAGTAACCGATGACCTGGCCGTCACTTTGGAGGAGTCTGCAGGGTATCGCAGCAACCTGCAGACCTCTCTGAAGGCTCTCGGGGAGACTGCCAGCCACTGGTGCCACAAAGCCACAGAGCGTGTTGAGGCAGCTGCCCAAGCCCAAGTTGACCTCACACAAGCCAACAAAGATGCCCTGCTGAGTCTGGCCCAG ccagtGGAAACACGAGGAGAAGCATTGCTCCAGGAAACGGCAGACTGCTTCAGGCGGCATCAAACGGAAGCAAGCGGGATTCTCAATAATCTCCGCGATCAAACGGGCAAAGACATGGCCACCGTTGAGTGCTCCAGAGAGGAGCTCTCGACGCAAGCAGCCCAGGCACTCGAGACGGTCCACGGCTTCCTGCAGGAGGAACTCCGGGAAGATATCCCCACTG gCACCACTCCTCAACGTAAGGAGTATGACTTCCCTCGCGTGCTGGTACGGTCCCGTGCCCGTGATGAGCTCATTGAAGAGTTCCATGCTCAGATGGAGGAGCTTCAGGAGGAATACGACTCCCAAGAGGAACCTGAGGAGGAGATTAAAGCTGTTGATCAG GGATCAACAGAGGAAGAGCTGTTAGTCTCCGATGTCAGTGCGATAACAGAGCCCTCATTTGTTGACGTGAACATCATGTGTGACGAGAACAGCAGAGGGCCATTTTTCAAG CAAAAGAGGAATACCAAGAAGAGGGAGAACCGTAAAGCTCCCAGCAGCACCCCCAAAAAGCCAGAGGGTGACGTAGCAAATCCGCCACGGTCCAAACTACCCCTCAGATGTCAAAACTAA
- the slc22a15 gene encoding solute carrier family 22 member 15, which yields MDLEEAFQVVGEFGTYQKRTVTVLTLLQIYMACQSMLVVLIGAVPKLSTEKLDDSGGEINSQVTFTEDGSSIVTEWYLIKHQAYKVSLAGALFFAGVLVGNVFFGPLSDRIGRKPVFLSALFFEVLFGYVTALAPSYEVFALSRLLVGLMNGGMALVCFVLTQEYVGKSYWALTGTLTNMTFAVGIALFAALGYFIRPWRNLATAANSPGVLLFLLCVTLPESPRWLYSQGKTKQAEEVLQDLAQRNGNGRPILKLRRTPGLNRPDGSSTGLVNLITHPVLRWRTLVLMYVWYACSLVYYGLTMNASDDTGNRYLSVAMYGLVELPAYPLCIYFINKKWAGRRKTMASFLVCAGLSCLLTMVMPSTSDSWFNATSLALMGKLMVSAAFNIVYVYTSELYPTVIRNAGLGVCSMSCRVGGILAPFVPSLKVLHVSMPFMVFCLVGISAGCLGLLLPETLNKPAAETLEELSSPAYQRIVETKVRLLEDVEVKPKHKLNE from the exons ATGGATTTAGAGGAGGCATTCCAAGTTGTTGGAGAGTTCGGGACATATCAGAAACGCACAGTGACAGTGCTCACGTTGTTACAG ATTTATATGGCATGCCAGTCCATGCTAGTAGTCCTGATAGGAGCAGTGCCAAAGTTGAGTACGGAGAAACTAGATGATTCAGGTGGCGAAATAAACAGTCAAGTTACATTCACTGAAGATGGCAGTTCTATTGTTACAGAG TGGTACCTGATCAAACATCAAGCCTATAAAGTCAGCCTAGCTGGTGCGCTGTTTTTTGCTGGGGTGCTGGttggaaatgtattttttgGACCTCTATCAGACAGGATTGGAAGGAAACCAGTCTTTTTGTCAG cttTGTTTTTCGAGGTGCTGTTTGGTTACGTCACGGCACTGGCTCCGAGCTATGAGGTGTTTGCTCTGTCCCGCTTGTTAGTGGGACTCATGAATGGAGGCATGGCGCTGGTCTGTTTTGTCCTAACCCAGGAATATGTGGGCAAGTCCTACTGGGCCTTGACCG GAACCTTGACCAACATGACATTCGCTGTGGGAATTGCCTTGTTTGCCGCCCTTGGCTACTTCATAAGGCCGTGGCGCAATCTGGCCACAGCTGCGAATTCTCCTGGtgttctcctctttctcctgtgtgt GACTCTTCCAGAGTCCCCTCGCTGGCTGTACTCCCAGGGGAAGACGAAGCAGGCCGAGGAGGTTCTGCAGGACCTGGCCCAGAGGAACGGCAACGGCAGACCCATACTGAAGCTCAGGCGCACCCCCGGTTTGAACCGCCCCGATGGCTCCAGCACTGGCCTGGTTAACCTCATCACCCACCCAGTGCTGCGCTGGAGGACCTTAGTGCTCAtgtatgtgtg GTATGCGTGCAGCCTGGTGTATTATGGGCTGACGATGAACGCAAGTGATGACACAGGAAACCGCTACCTCAGCGTGGCCATGTATGGACTAGTGGAGCTTCCCGCATACCCCCTTTGCATATATTTTATCAACAAAAAGTG GGCTGGGAGAAGGAAAACGATGGCAAGCTTTCTAGTCTGTGCAGGTCTTTCTTGTTTATTGACAATGGTCATGCCATCAACATCAG ATTCCTGGTTTAATGCGACCTCTTTAGCTTTGATGGGCAAACTGATGGTCAGTGCAGCATTCAACATTGTGTACGTGTACACATCAGAGCTCTACCCCACTGTTATCAG AAACGCTGGGCTCGGAGTTTGTTCCATGTCCTGCAGGGTTGGGGGAATCCTGGCGCCCTTTGTGCCTTCCTTG AAAGTGCTGCACGTGTCCATGCCCTTCATGGTGTTCTGCTTGGTTGGCATCTCCGCCGGCTGTCTGGGGCTCCTCCTCCCCGAGACGCTCAACAAACCTGCCGCTGAGACACTGGAGGAGCTCAGCAGCCCCGCCTACCAACGGATAGTGGAGACCAAG GTGCGCTTACTGGAGGACGTGGAAGTCAAACCAAAGCACAAACTGAACGAATGA